CGTCCGCGACGAAGTTCCCGAGCGGCGTCTCCCCGTCGCGCAATCCGCTCTGCGGGATGCGGGCCGGCGAGCGGAACACCACGCCGCCCGTCTCCTTCGAGACCTCCTCGGCGTAGGGCCGGAGCATCGACGCGACGCGCGCGTCCTCGCCATCCTCCGGATTCACGCGCAAGAGCCGTCCCGAGTACCCCTGCAGGCGCTTCCCTTCCAGATAGAGCGCGAGCCGGCCGAGGTACTCGCCGCGGTATCCGGCCTGCACGATCACCGTGCCGCCGTATCCGTTCGGCGTCGTGTTCCGCACGAGCACCGGCGCGTGGAGCGGGGTGTGGCTATGCCCCCCGACGATGACGTCGATTCCCGGCACGCGCTCGGCGAGCTTCCGGTCCATGTCCTCGCCCATGTGGGAGAGGCAGATCACCATCGACGCCTGCTCGCGCAGCCGCGGCACGAGATACCGCGCGGCCGCGATGGGATCGCCCACGGCGACGCCGCCGTTCCGGCTGCGCAGCACGAGCCGCTCGAGGTCGGGCGTCGTGAGCCCGAAGAACGCGACATCGGTCACCGGCCCGACCCGTTCCACCACGTCCCAGGGCTTCTCGGTCAGGAACACGAGCTCCGCCGAGTCGGGCACCTTCTTCCCCCCGATCCATCGCGCGCCGCGCCGCAGCGCCGACGGGACCTCCTCCCGCTTCCTGGCCCACGAGCTCTCCGCGTCCACGAACACGTTGGCGCTCCGGACCGGGAACGCCGCCTCCTTCGCGGTGCGAATCCAGGCCGCCGGACCGTTGTCCAGGTCGTGGTTCCCGAGCGCGCCGGACGCGTAGCCCATCATCGACATCGCCCTGTAATCGGGAACTCCGCCGAAGAGGCTGAAGAACGGAGTGCCCTGGAACACGTCCCCCCCGTCCAGGAGGATCGTGTGACGGGAGCGTTCCCGCTCCTTCCGGATCCGCTCGGCCCGTGCCGCGGCGCCTCCGGCCAGGGCCCCGTTCGAGCGCTCGAAGGGGAGGAGCTGGGCGTGGGTGTCGTTGGTGTGGAGGAGAATCAGCGAGTCCGGGGGGCCGCCCGTGGGAGGATCGGCTCGGCGTCCCGCCCCGACCGTCACGCCGCCCACGGTCACGGCCATGTCCCCGGCCGCGCAGCCGGTGACGGGTCCGGCCGCGAAGGCCGCGACGACCGCAAGGACCGCGACGACACCCAGGTCCCGGGGCCGGATGCGGGCCCGGCCGTTACCTATTTGTCTTGACACAAGTACCAGCATCACCTATGCTTGCAGCATCATCGGCTTCTCGTCTCACGGAGATTTCAGGCAGCAACGAGCGGAATGCAGTGATCTTCTCCCCACCGAATCCTCACTCCTCGGTTTCTCGTTCTTCCGATCGCTTGCTCCCAAGCTTCCTCCCGGTGCGCCTCGCCCACTGGGGGGATTCTACGTTTCCCGCGGCGGGGGAGTATCGGAGGATTTGATGTCTGAGGGGGACAAGGTATTGAAGTGCCGCGACTGCGGCGAGGAGTTCGCGTTCACGGCAGGAGAGCAGGCGTTCTACAAGGAGCGCGGGTTCACGCACGAACCCACGCGCTGCCGCCGGTGTAGAGACGAGAAGAAGCGTCAAGGGGCCACCGGCGGCGGAATGCGGCCAGAGCCGTCGCCGATCTCCTCCTCGCGCGAATTCCACGAAGCGGTCTGTTCGGCGTGCGGTACGCCGACGCAAGTCCCGTTCCGGCCCACGCCGGGCAAACCCGTGTACTGCCGCGACTGCTTCCAGTCGGTGCGCTTTCCGAAGGGAGTGAGCACGTAAGCCGACACGGCATTCGCGACGGTGAAACATACCGACCAACTCGGACCGAAAGGAGGGACCGCATTTGAAGCACCGCGGATCGGTCAAGTGGTTCAGCGAAGCCAAGGGATACGGGTTCATCCGGGAGGACTCCGGCGAGGAGTTCTTCGTGCATCACTCGGCGATCCAGCAGGACGGATACCGGACGCTGAGTGAAGGCCAGGTCGTCGAGTTCGACTCCCTGGAGGGTCAGAACAAGCAGGCTGCGAACGTCGTGAAGATCGAAGCCTGAGAGTCGGCGGCCCACGACGACGCAGCGCCCACGCCGCGCCGAGGGCCGCACCCATCCGAATCCGATCCTTGTACGATTGCCGGCCCCGGCGGGTTCGCCCGCCGGGGTTCGCGTTTGTCCCGAGGTTGCGGTAGAGTTACCCGCGAATTTCCATCGTCCGGTCCCGGAGGTCGTTCTCGCATGCGTTCCCGCTCGCTGATTCCCTCGCTCGCCGTGGCTCTGGCCATGATCGCGGCGCTCGCCGTGCCGCCGGCCGGTATTCCGGGCGCCCTCGCCGCTCCCCATCTCGTCCGCGCGCTCCCCAGCAAGTCGACGATCGTGATTCGCGAGAACCGCACGCGCCCGCTCGTCACGGTGCAGGCGTGGGTGAAGAGCGGCGCGAGGGACGAGGTCTCGAGCGACCGGGGCGTGTCCTCGGTGCTCACGCGGATGCTCCCGAACGCGACGAAGAAGTACGGCCAGGGCAGGATTCAGCGGGAGCTCGCCGCGTTCGGCGCGGAGATGTCGACCGAGGTCGGCTACACGCACACGATGTATCAGATCACGGCGCCCGCGAAGTACTTCGGGACGGCCGTCGATCTTCTGAGCGAGATCCTGATCCGCCCGCGCATGGAAGGGCAGGATCTGAACCAGGGAGTCGCGCGCGCCCGGATGGACGCGTCGGCCGTGCTCCAGGCGTCCGAGCGCTTTGCGGTGAATCCCGCGCGCGAGGCGATCCACGCGGGAACGCCGCTGGTGGCTCCGGTGGCCGTGCCCGAGCTCGAGATCCAGCGGATCACCCTGCCGCTCGCGCAGCGCTTCTACCAGAACCACTATGTCGCCGAGAACATGATGTTCGTGGTGGTGGGAGACGTGGAGCCCGAGGACGCGGCCCGGCGGATCGAGACCGCGTTCCGTGACATGCCGAAGGGGAAAGCGCCTTCGCGGAAGAACGCGAAGGCGAAGGACCTCAAGGACACCAAGGTGATCTTCGCGGCCGCTCCGGACGGCGTGCAGGGCTCCACCGTCAACGCGGCGTTCCGCTCGCCGGCGTGGGGCACCGCGGACGCGATCGCGCTGGACGTGCTCCTGGCGCTGCTGGTCGAGAGCCCGGAGTCGCGCGCGCGGAAGCGTCTGGACGAGGAAGGCGGCGGGCTCACGCACGCGATCGCGCAGCGCTCGTTCGAGCTGGACGGAGGCACGGTGACCGTCTCGTTCGGCGCGCAGCCGGACCGGATGAAGGACGCCGAGAGCGCGCTGCTGGCGCTCCTCGAGCAGTCGCGCTCCCAGACGATCACGCAGGAGGAGCTCCAGTCCGCGGTGAACTCCGTGCTCTCGCGCGAGCTCTACGGCCGCTCCGAGCTCTCGGGGATCGGACGCGCGACGGCGCTCGCCGTGCTGCAAGGGAAGCCGGGCGCGGACGAGGTGTACGCCGAACGCGTGCGCGCCGTGCGTCCCGAGGACCTCGTCGCGGTGGCGAACCTCTATCTGAACCTCGACAAGGCGGCGATCGTGGAAGTGATGCCGGCCTCGACCGCCGACAGCCTGGGAGTCCGTCGCGGCTATGAGGATCGGATCAAGGAAGCGCTGAAGGTGAACCGGTCGGCCTACGGCAAGGGGCCGACCGTGTCGCAGAGCGACGCGTCGGCGCGACGCGCGCGGATCGACGCGCCTCTGGCGAAGATCCCGTCCGCGCCGTTCGATCCGGGCCGCGCCCGGGTCGACCGCACCGTGCTCGCCGGCGGACTCCGGCTCCTCCACAGCGAGGACCGGAGCGTACCCATGGTCACGGTGGCGGTGTACCTCGCCGGCGGCGTGCGGTACGAGAACGAGAAGAACAACGGCGTGACATCCCTCATCCGGGAGGCGCTCCTCACGTCGCGAGATCCCAAGGCCGGCGGCGCGCCGTATCGCGTCTCGCTCGTGGGTCTCGGGAACGTGCAGCCCTATCAGGACCGCGACATGTGGGGCCTGTCGATCGCCGTTCCCGCCACGCGGTGGAAGGAGACCGTGGAACGGCTGGGCGCGATGTTCGCGCGTCCGGAGCTCGACACGACCACCGTGGACGCCACGCGCATCCATCTCCTGACGGGCCTCGACAGGTGGCTCGAGGACGACCAGGCCCAGCGGGCGCGGCTCATCTTCCCGACCAAGTACCACGTCAGCGGCTACCGCCTGCCGGGCCTTGGCACGCGCCGGACGCTCCTCACGATGCCGCAGGACGAGGTGGAGGGGTGGTACCGGAAGTTCGTCGTGCGCGAGAACCTGGTGGTCGCGGTGTTCGGCGACGTTCGCCCCGGCGAGGCGGCCCCCGTCGTGGACGCCGCGTTCCGGGACGTCTCGAGCAAGCCCTTCCGGCCCGGCACGGTGCCGAAGGAGCCCGAATTCGATGGCTTCCGCGAGCGCTGGGAGCTGGGACAGGGCCCGGACAACACGGTCACGCTCGCCTATAACGGACCTCCCGCCGCGAGCCCCGACATCCCCGCCCTCTATGTCGCGAACTCGATCCTGAGCGGGCCGCACGGCTTCTTCGAGACGCACCTGAACAGCAGCATCTACTTCAAGTCTTCCACCTCGATCGTCTCCCAGGCGGTGGACGAATCTCCCATCATCGCGACGGCGAACATCGTGGGCCCGGTGCAGGAGGAGAACGGTGTGAAGCTCCTCTTCCGGCAATTCAAGAAGGTCGCCTTCCTGAACTTCGGCACCGGCGAGTACGCGGACACG
The window above is part of the Candidatus Eisenbacteria bacterium genome. Proteins encoded here:
- a CDS encoding bifunctional UDP-sugar hydrolase/5'-nucleotidase, translating into MLVLVSRQIGNGRARIRPRDLGVVAVLAVVAAFAAGPVTGCAAGDMAVTVGGVTVGAGRRADPPTGGPPDSLILLHTNDTHAQLLPFERSNGALAGGAAARAERIRKERERSRHTILLDGGDVFQGTPFFSLFGGVPDYRAMSMMGYASGALGNHDLDNGPAAWIRTAKEAAFPVRSANVFVDAESSWARKREEVPSALRRGARWIGGKKVPDSAELVFLTEKPWDVVERVGPVTDVAFFGLTTPDLERLVLRSRNGGVAVGDPIAAARYLVPRLREQASMVICLSHMGEDMDRKLAERVPGIDVIVGGHSHTPLHAPVLVRNTTPNGYGGTVIVQAGYRGEYLGRLALYLEGKRLQGYSGRLLRVNPEDGEDARVASMLRPYAEEVSKETGGVVFRSPARIPQSGLRDGETPLGNFVADVVRWAGEDADIGLINSGGIRAAMPAGDVTVADVHTILPFDNKVVVVEMAGWQVRQLLDRVAQRLGKGGFLQVSGVKFVITRDRASYIRVGEKEEALNSDRVYRVATVDYLAEGGDGYTHFEKGLGITSTGVLLREAAVRFLEEFPRYEFRKESRIRWEGSTSMFRGGRVGAGGGGR
- a CDS encoding zinc-ribbon domain containing protein, encoding MSEGDKVLKCRDCGEEFAFTAGEQAFYKERGFTHEPTRCRRCRDEKKRQGATGGGMRPEPSPISSSREFHEAVCSACGTPTQVPFRPTPGKPVYCRDCFQSVRFPKGVST
- a CDS encoding cold shock domain-containing protein, producing MKHRGSVKWFSEAKGYGFIREDSGEEFFVHHSAIQQDGYRTLSEGQVVEFDSLEGQNKQAANVVKIEA
- a CDS encoding insulinase family protein; this translates as MRSRSLIPSLAVALAMIAALAVPPAGIPGALAAPHLVRALPSKSTIVIRENRTRPLVTVQAWVKSGARDEVSSDRGVSSVLTRMLPNATKKYGQGRIQRELAAFGAEMSTEVGYTHTMYQITAPAKYFGTAVDLLSEILIRPRMEGQDLNQGVARARMDASAVLQASERFAVNPAREAIHAGTPLVAPVAVPELEIQRITLPLAQRFYQNHYVAENMMFVVVGDVEPEDAARRIETAFRDMPKGKAPSRKNAKAKDLKDTKVIFAAAPDGVQGSTVNAAFRSPAWGTADAIALDVLLALLVESPESRARKRLDEEGGGLTHAIAQRSFELDGGTVTVSFGAQPDRMKDAESALLALLEQSRSQTITQEELQSAVNSVLSRELYGRSELSGIGRATALAVLQGKPGADEVYAERVRAVRPEDLVAVANLYLNLDKAAIVEVMPASTADSLGVRRGYEDRIKEALKVNRSAYGKGPTVSQSDASARRARIDAPLAKIPSAPFDPGRARVDRTVLAGGLRLLHSEDRSVPMVTVAVYLAGGVRYENEKNNGVTSLIREALLTSRDPKAGGAPYRVSLVGLGNVQPYQDRDMWGLSIAVPATRWKETVERLGAMFARPELDTTTVDATRIHLLTGLDRWLEDDQAQRARLIFPTKYHVSGYRLPGLGTRRTLLTMPQDEVEGWYRKFVVRENLVVAVFGDVRPGEAAPVVDAAFRDVSSKPFRPGTVPKEPEFDGFRERWELGQGPDNTVTLAYNGPPAASPDIPALYVANSILSGPHGFFETHLNSSIYFKSSTSIVSQAVDESPIIATANIVGPVQEENGVKLLFRQFKKVAFLNFGTGEYADTLRYAKTHASGQYLSLLRSNTARAFQVGRSELFGLGVDYPITLPARIEAVSGDDIRRIGMRYFDRDEFTHRPYAIAETRPGGW